A DNA window from Sporichthya brevicatena contains the following coding sequences:
- a CDS encoding SDR family NAD(P)-dependent oxidoreductase — protein sequence MGTTSGHRRILGITPFAAPDAALAVAIARSGATGVLDLGADRETALSALAEATSWWRGPLGVRVGAACALTPADLPAAVNLVVLAADAPWSPAAVGADRSVLVEVGSVAAARDAVAAGATRLLARGSESGVSGEASAFVLLQLLLSADLRTASGAAPEIWLAGGIGPHTAAAAIAGGATGVVLDSQLALARECELPREVEAAVRAMDGTETAVVGGHRIYTRPDLTRPDAEGLASRLGATLTALPVGQDGALARPLAERHVTAGGIVAAVAAQIESSIPAAVATTQRADWAPRVVQGPMTRVSDQAAFAKAVAEQGGLPFLALALMTGEDARALLVETAELLGDLPWGVGILGFVPDKVRAAQLEAVHEVGPKYALIAGGRPAQAAPLEAAGITTFLHVPSPALLDRFLAEGARRFVFEGSECGGHVGPRASFPLWDEQIRHLLAYGEQHHCTGELDVLFAGGIHDARSAAMVAAAAAPITAAGGRAGVLMGTAYLFTAEAVSAGAIGPAFQRAAIACDSTVLLETAPGHATRCAPTAFVDTFASVRDQMLAAGTPREQVWAELEKLNVGRLRIASKGIRREGSALIPVDENTQARDGMVMIGDVARLRSSVTTVADLHASVTRGAAKFLAARAAELDLTPQGESDAGLDIAIVGMAGVFPQAAELAEFWAHVLANHDAITEVPTERWDPKTYYEGDGGTGSTSKWGGFLPDIPFDALKYGIPPQALASIEPVQLLALEVAARALRDAGYATAGAAGREFDRERTGVIFGAEPGTDLSAAYTFRALYPQFHGELPAELDALLPKLTEDSFPGALANVISGRIANRLDLGGANYTVDAACGSALAALEVACMHLRGGGADMVLAGGADIHNGIQDYLQFASVGALSPTGHCKPFDASADGIALGEGVAAIVLKRRVDAERDGDRIYAVISGIGSSSDGKSLGLTAPRPEGQRRALERAYAQAGVSPADVGLVEAHGTGTVVGDRTELTVLSEVFAEAGAAPASCALGSVKSQIGHTKCTAGLAGVIKASLALHTGVLPPTGQLTTPNPAWAAGENPFVFDTQARPWPADRPRVAGVSAFGFGGTNFHTVLTGYTNAPAPRSGLDQWPAELFLARGATRAEAGAALDELVALCAANDGAGRPWRLRDLARTFDELSTGTVQVAFVATDLDDLAAKIPAAKAFTPGPAVFVADGRIQDEPAGEVAFLFPGQGSQRPGMLADLFTAFPRLQDLLEIGARWVPTMFPPAAFDDATRDTQRAALTDTRVAQPALGIADLAMFRTLRALGLTPDHLAGHSYGELVALCAAGAISPADLLEISAARGEAILAAAGGDPGTMAAVSAGEAAIRATLNGQMSSGGVVVANLNSPDQTVISGPTAAIESAVAALKDGGITAQRIPVACAFHSPLVADASRTLEAELMRRQIGSPHLPVWANATAAPYPLGSSAVRELLAEQVASPVRFTEQIEAMYAAGARVFVECGPGRVLTGLVGAILGDRPHVAIATDAPGKHGVTALLTALGRLSAAGVTVDTTALYAGRDTAVVSAQDVPRRPGWVVNGHLVRTAEGKPVANGLQPAQRVEISAAAPVTPAQGMPAPAAPVSPAAVAPAPADGREAVVLEFLRAGREMIAAQRDVVLGFLGSAPAPVAPAVPGAQPAPVAQPVAATAPVGETVAPAPIVEPAPVVVPAPAPAAPVVAPVATPVAAPPAELTADRVLTVLTELIAERTGYPAEMLGADLDLEADLSIASLKRTEILGLLADRLPEAGLDEDAQAKLSRIRTMAGMVAAIVETAPAAPTDPAAPAVTPVAAAPAAGLPAERVQSVLTDLIAERTGYPTEMLDVDLDLEADLSIASLKRTEILGLLADRLPEAGLDEDAQAKLSRLRTMRAMVDAIVGDAAPAPVVATEPVVTVDAPADALTDREPVRRYLLELVPTTPVTADGNLNGRHVTMVGGGLGIGIELADALTARGATVRTVSTDPDTELGDVDILVHLGAAGPSEPPSLPDAFAVLRRAVLGGARQLLVVTGTGGRMGHRTAGDAPPRSDAPAGMGLAGLVRTIAREYPHVSCRALDIDPKETAELLTSRLVAELVHPAGPEVVGYAEGVRSTLTLTAAPLEVDALPSATQLGLTPGSVVLLTGGARGITARTAAGLAGVAGCHIVLWGRSPLPAAEEDPATAGATDEAALRRALIASGVTVPAQVEREVARLMAEREIRATMTALQSVAASVTYAAVDVRDAAAVSDGIAEVMARHGRIDGVVHGAGVLDDRLIADKSTDGFARVWETKVDGARALASALPADLKFLVLFGSVSGVFGNRGQCDYAAANDALDCLARAWETRFTGRVVSVDWGPWLPTGTAGDGMVSAELLRSYARQGVGAIHPEDGVTALLRELAHGAGPQVVYVCAEPAAFDVAFSGGLGG from the coding sequence ATGGGCACGACGAGCGGGCACCGGCGGATCCTCGGGATCACGCCGTTCGCCGCGCCCGACGCTGCCCTGGCGGTCGCGATCGCCCGCTCCGGCGCCACCGGCGTCCTGGACCTGGGCGCGGACCGCGAGACCGCGTTGAGTGCCCTCGCCGAGGCCACCTCCTGGTGGCGCGGCCCGCTCGGGGTCCGCGTCGGCGCCGCGTGCGCCCTGACCCCCGCCGACCTGCCGGCCGCCGTGAACCTGGTCGTGCTCGCGGCCGACGCGCCGTGGAGCCCGGCCGCCGTCGGCGCCGACCGCTCGGTGCTGGTCGAGGTCGGCTCCGTGGCGGCCGCACGCGACGCCGTCGCCGCCGGCGCGACCCGGCTGCTGGCCCGCGGCTCCGAGTCCGGGGTCAGCGGCGAGGCCAGCGCGTTCGTCCTGCTCCAGCTCCTGCTCTCCGCCGACCTGCGCACCGCGTCCGGCGCGGCGCCCGAGATCTGGCTGGCCGGCGGCATCGGCCCGCACACCGCGGCCGCCGCGATCGCCGGCGGCGCCACCGGCGTCGTCCTCGACTCCCAGCTCGCGCTGGCTCGCGAGTGCGAGCTCCCGCGTGAGGTCGAGGCGGCCGTCCGGGCGATGGACGGCACCGAGACCGCCGTCGTCGGTGGGCACCGCATCTACACCCGCCCCGACCTGACCCGCCCCGACGCCGAGGGGCTCGCGAGCCGGCTCGGCGCGACGCTGACCGCCCTGCCCGTCGGTCAGGACGGTGCGCTCGCCCGCCCATTGGCCGAGCGGCACGTCACCGCCGGCGGGATCGTCGCCGCCGTCGCCGCCCAGATCGAGTCCTCCATCCCCGCCGCCGTCGCCACCACGCAGCGCGCGGACTGGGCCCCCCGGGTCGTGCAGGGCCCGATGACGCGCGTGTCCGACCAGGCCGCCTTCGCCAAGGCCGTCGCCGAGCAGGGCGGGCTCCCCTTCCTCGCCCTCGCGCTGATGACCGGCGAGGACGCGCGGGCCCTGCTGGTCGAGACCGCCGAGCTGCTCGGCGACCTCCCCTGGGGTGTCGGCATCCTCGGCTTCGTCCCCGACAAGGTCCGGGCCGCCCAGCTCGAGGCCGTGCACGAGGTCGGCCCGAAGTACGCGCTGATCGCCGGGGGCCGCCCGGCGCAGGCCGCCCCGCTGGAGGCGGCCGGGATCACGACGTTCCTGCACGTCCCCTCCCCCGCGCTGCTCGACCGCTTCCTCGCCGAGGGCGCCCGCCGCTTCGTGTTCGAGGGCTCGGAGTGCGGCGGTCACGTCGGCCCGCGCGCGAGCTTCCCGCTCTGGGACGAGCAGATCCGCCACCTGCTCGCCTACGGCGAGCAGCACCACTGCACGGGCGAGCTGGACGTCCTGTTCGCCGGCGGCATCCACGACGCCCGGTCCGCGGCGATGGTGGCCGCGGCCGCCGCGCCGATCACCGCCGCGGGAGGCCGCGCCGGCGTCCTGATGGGCACCGCGTACCTGTTCACCGCCGAGGCGGTCAGCGCGGGCGCGATCGGCCCGGCGTTCCAGCGGGCCGCGATCGCGTGCGACTCGACCGTCCTGCTCGAGACCGCCCCCGGGCACGCCACCCGCTGCGCGCCGACGGCGTTCGTCGACACCTTCGCCTCGGTGCGCGACCAGATGCTCGCCGCCGGCACGCCGCGCGAGCAGGTCTGGGCCGAGCTCGAGAAGCTCAACGTCGGCCGGCTCCGGATCGCGAGCAAGGGCATCCGGCGCGAGGGCAGCGCCCTGATCCCCGTCGACGAGAACACCCAGGCCCGCGACGGCATGGTGATGATCGGCGACGTGGCGCGGCTGCGCTCGTCGGTGACGACGGTGGCCGACCTGCACGCGTCGGTGACCCGCGGCGCGGCCAAGTTCCTCGCCGCCCGGGCCGCCGAGCTCGACCTCACCCCGCAGGGCGAGAGCGACGCCGGGCTCGACATCGCGATCGTCGGCATGGCGGGCGTCTTCCCGCAGGCCGCCGAACTCGCCGAGTTCTGGGCGCACGTGCTCGCGAACCACGACGCGATCACCGAGGTGCCCACCGAGCGCTGGGACCCGAAGACCTACTACGAGGGCGACGGCGGCACGGGTTCCACCTCCAAGTGGGGCGGTTTCCTGCCCGACATCCCGTTCGACGCGCTGAAGTACGGCATCCCGCCGCAGGCCCTGGCCTCGATCGAGCCCGTGCAGCTGCTGGCCCTCGAGGTCGCCGCCCGCGCGCTGCGCGACGCCGGGTACGCCACCGCGGGCGCCGCGGGCCGCGAGTTCGACCGCGAGCGGACCGGCGTCATCTTCGGCGCCGAGCCCGGCACCGACCTCTCGGCCGCCTACACCTTCCGCGCGCTCTACCCGCAGTTCCACGGCGAGCTGCCGGCCGAGCTCGACGCGCTGCTGCCCAAGCTGACCGAGGACTCGTTCCCGGGCGCGCTCGCCAACGTCATCTCCGGCCGCATCGCCAACCGCCTGGACCTCGGCGGCGCCAACTACACCGTCGACGCCGCCTGCGGCTCGGCGCTGGCCGCGCTCGAGGTCGCGTGCATGCACCTGCGCGGCGGCGGCGCGGACATGGTGCTCGCCGGCGGCGCGGACATCCACAACGGCATCCAGGACTACCTGCAGTTCGCCTCGGTCGGCGCGCTCTCCCCGACCGGTCACTGCAAGCCCTTCGACGCGAGCGCCGACGGCATCGCGCTCGGCGAGGGCGTGGCCGCGATCGTGCTCAAGCGCCGCGTGGACGCGGAGCGCGACGGCGACCGGATCTACGCGGTGATCTCCGGCATCGGCTCCTCGTCCGACGGCAAGTCTCTCGGCCTCACCGCCCCGCGGCCCGAGGGCCAGCGCCGTGCGCTGGAGCGGGCCTACGCGCAGGCGGGCGTCTCCCCGGCCGACGTCGGCCTCGTCGAGGCCCACGGCACCGGCACCGTGGTCGGCGACCGCACCGAGCTCACCGTTCTCTCCGAGGTCTTCGCGGAGGCCGGCGCGGCACCGGCGTCGTGCGCGCTCGGGTCGGTGAAGTCCCAGATCGGGCACACCAAGTGCACCGCCGGCCTGGCCGGCGTCATCAAGGCCTCGCTCGCGCTGCACACCGGCGTCCTCCCGCCGACCGGGCAGCTGACCACCCCGAACCCGGCCTGGGCCGCGGGCGAGAACCCCTTCGTCTTCGACACCCAGGCGCGCCCCTGGCCGGCCGACCGGCCCCGCGTCGCCGGCGTCAGCGCCTTCGGCTTCGGCGGCACGAACTTCCACACCGTCCTGACCGGGTACACGAACGCGCCGGCGCCGCGGTCCGGCCTGGACCAGTGGCCGGCCGAGCTGTTCCTCGCCCGCGGCGCGACCCGCGCCGAGGCCGGCGCGGCACTCGACGAGCTCGTCGCCCTGTGCGCGGCCAACGACGGTGCCGGTCGCCCGTGGCGGCTGCGTGACCTGGCCCGGACCTTCGACGAGCTCTCCACCGGCACGGTGCAGGTCGCGTTCGTCGCGACCGACCTCGACGACCTCGCGGCGAAGATCCCCGCCGCGAAGGCGTTCACCCCCGGCCCGGCGGTCTTCGTCGCCGACGGCCGAATTCAGGACGAGCCCGCCGGCGAGGTGGCCTTCCTCTTCCCGGGGCAGGGCAGCCAGCGTCCCGGCATGCTCGCGGACCTGTTCACGGCGTTCCCGCGGCTGCAGGACCTGCTCGAGATCGGCGCCCGCTGGGTGCCGACGATGTTCCCGCCCGCCGCGTTCGACGACGCGACCCGTGATACTCAGCGTGCGGCGCTCACCGACACCCGGGTCGCGCAGCCGGCGCTCGGCATCGCGGACCTCGCGATGTTCCGGACGTTGCGCGCCCTCGGCCTGACGCCGGATCACCTCGCCGGCCACTCCTACGGCGAACTCGTCGCCCTCTGCGCGGCCGGCGCGATCAGCCCGGCCGACCTGCTGGAGATCTCCGCCGCGCGGGGCGAGGCCATCCTCGCCGCGGCCGGTGGCGACCCCGGCACGATGGCCGCGGTCTCCGCCGGCGAGGCGGCCATCCGCGCCACGCTCAACGGGCAGATGAGCTCCGGTGGCGTCGTCGTCGCGAACCTGAACTCCCCCGACCAGACCGTGATCTCCGGCCCGACCGCCGCGATCGAGTCCGCGGTGGCCGCACTCAAGGACGGCGGCATCACTGCGCAGCGCATCCCGGTCGCGTGCGCGTTCCACTCCCCGCTCGTCGCCGACGCGTCGCGCACGCTCGAGGCTGAGCTGATGCGTCGTCAGATCGGGTCGCCGCACCTGCCGGTGTGGGCCAACGCGACCGCCGCCCCGTACCCGCTCGGGTCGTCCGCGGTGCGCGAGCTGCTCGCGGAGCAGGTCGCCTCGCCGGTCCGCTTCACCGAGCAGATCGAGGCGATGTACGCCGCCGGCGCCCGCGTCTTCGTCGAGTGCGGCCCGGGCCGCGTGCTGACCGGCCTGGTCGGCGCGATCCTCGGCGACCGCCCGCACGTCGCGATCGCGACCGACGCCCCCGGCAAGCACGGCGTGACCGCCCTGCTCACCGCGCTGGGCCGCCTGTCCGCCGCCGGTGTCACCGTCGACACCACGGCCTTGTACGCCGGACGCGATACCGCCGTCGTGTCCGCCCAGGACGTCCCGCGCCGGCCCGGTTGGGTCGTCAACGGGCACCTGGTCCGCACCGCCGAAGGGAAGCCCGTGGCCAACGGCCTCCAGCCGGCTCAGCGCGTCGAGATCTCGGCCGCCGCTCCGGTGACGCCCGCCCAGGGGATGCCCGCGCCCGCCGCGCCGGTCTCGCCCGCTGCTGTTGCTCCCGCCCCGGCCGACGGCCGCGAGGCCGTCGTGCTCGAGTTCCTCCGCGCCGGCCGCGAGATGATCGCGGCCCAGCGTGACGTCGTGCTCGGTTTCCTCGGCTCGGCCCCCGCCCCCGTGGCGCCGGCCGTTCCGGGGGCCCAGCCGGCTCCGGTCGCGCAGCCGGTGGCTGCGACTGCTCCCGTCGGGGAGACCGTCGCCCCCGCGCCGATCGTCGAGCCGGCTCCGGTCGTCGTCCCGGCCCCGGCACCCGCCGCGCCGGTCGTCGCGCCGGTCGCCACGCCGGTCGCCGCGCCGCCCGCCGAACTCACCGCGGACCGCGTCCTCACCGTCCTGACCGAGCTGATCGCCGAGCGCACCGGCTACCCCGCCGAGATGCTCGGCGCCGACCTCGACCTCGAGGCCGACCTGTCGATCGCCTCCCTCAAGCGCACCGAGATCCTCGGCCTGCTCGCCGACCGCCTCCCCGAGGCCGGCCTCGACGAGGACGCCCAGGCCAAGCTCTCCCGGATCCGCACCATGGCCGGGATGGTCGCCGCGATCGTCGAGACCGCTCCGGCGGCTCCGACGGATCCGGCGGCTCCGGCGGTCACGCCCGTCGCGGCCGCTCCGGCCGCGGGCCTTCCGGCCGAGCGGGTGCAGAGCGTCCTCACCGACCTGATCGCCGAGCGGACCGGCTACCCGACCGAGATGCTCGACGTCGACCTCGACCTCGAGGCCGACCTGTCGATCGCCTCCCTCAAGCGCACCGAGATCCTCGGCCTCCTCGCCGACCGCCTCCCCGAGGCCGGGCTCGACGAGGACGCCCAGGCCAAGCTCTCCCGCCTGCGCACCATGCGCGCGATGGTCGACGCGATCGTCGGCGACGCGGCCCCCGCCCCGGTGGTGGCGACCGAGCCGGTCGTGACCGTCGACGCGCCCGCCGACGCCCTGACCGACCGGGAGCCGGTCCGCCGGTACCTGCTGGAGCTGGTGCCCACGACCCCGGTCACGGCGGACGGCAACCTGAACGGCCGTCACGTCACGATGGTCGGTGGTGGGCTCGGCATCGGCATCGAGCTGGCCGACGCGCTGACCGCGCGGGGCGCGACCGTCCGCACCGTCTCCACGGACCCGGACACCGAGCTCGGCGACGTCGACATCCTCGTCCACCTCGGTGCCGCCGGCCCGAGCGAGCCGCCGTCACTGCCCGACGCGTTCGCGGTCCTGCGCCGCGCCGTGCTCGGTGGGGCCCGGCAGCTGCTCGTCGTCACCGGCACCGGCGGCCGCATGGGCCACCGCACCGCGGGCGACGCCCCGCCGCGCTCGGACGCGCCGGCCGGCATGGGTCTGGCCGGCCTGGTCCGCACGATCGCCCGCGAGTACCCGCACGTCTCGTGCCGCGCGCTCGACATCGACCCGAAGGAGACGGCGGAACTCCTCACCTCCCGCCTGGTCGCCGAGCTGGTGCACCCGGCCGGGCCCGAGGTCGTCGGGTACGCCGAGGGCGTCCGCTCGACGCTGACGCTGACGGCGGCCCCGCTGGAGGTCGACGCCCTGCCGTCCGCCACCCAGCTCGGACTCACGCCCGGCTCGGTCGTCCTGCTGACCGGCGGCGCGCGCGGCATCACCGCGCGGACCGCGGCCGGTCTGGCCGGGGTCGCCGGGTGCCACATCGTGCTCTGGGGCCGCAGCCCGCTGCCGGCCGCCGAGGAGGACCCCGCGACCGCGGGCGCGACCGACGAGGCCGCCTTGCGGCGGGCGCTGATCGCGTCCGGCGTCACCGTCCCGGCGCAGGTCGAGCGCGAGGTCGCCCGTCTGATGGCCGAGCGTGAGATCCGCGCGACGATGACGGCCCTGCAGTCGGTCGCCGCGTCCGTCACCTACGCCGCGGTCGACGTCCGCGACGCCGCCGCGGTCTCGGACGGCATCGCCGAGGTGATGGCGCGTCACGGCCGCATCGACGGTGTCGTGCACGGGGCCGGCGTCCTCGACGACCGCTTGATCGCCGACAAGTCCACCGACGGGTTCGCCCGCGTCTGGGAGACCAAGGTCGACGGCGCCCGTGCGCTGGCGTCCGCCCTCCCGGCCGACCTGAAGTTCCTGGTGCTCTTCGGCAGCGTCTCGGGTGTCTTCGGCAACCGCGGCCAGTGCGACTACGCCGCGGCGAACGACGCGCTCGACTGCCTGGCCCGCGCGTGGGAGACCCGCTTCACCGGACGGGTCGTCAGCGTCGACTGGGGCCCTTGGCTCCCCACCGGCACCGCCGGCGACGGCATGGTGTCCGCCGAGCTGCTGCGCAGCTACGCCCGGCAGGGTGTCGGCGCGATCCACCCGGAGGACGGCGTGACCGCGCTGCTCCGTGAGCTCGCGCACGGCGCGGGCCCCCAGGTGGTGTACGTGTGTGCCGAGCCGGCCGCTTTCGACGTAGCGTTCAGTGGTGGGCTCGGGGGCTAG
- a CDS encoding CAP domain-containing protein codes for MTHAHAELPVDSKPAGSLLGDLARFVGLVTLTLALVVGALIGLGGTSQAAPKSNASVNSASVKVLRSSVIHLTNVARKSHGCRPLKQNSKLQKAAQRHANDMSKKRYFAHNSANGTVWWKRIMKAGYKDPGGENIARGFSSTAAVVKAWLNSPSHRKNIMNCQFRTIGIGFNTNGDYWVQDFGY; via the coding sequence ATGACGCACGCCCACGCGGAGTTGCCCGTCGACTCGAAGCCCGCCGGGAGCCTTCTCGGCGACCTGGCCCGCTTCGTCGGCCTGGTCACGCTCACGCTCGCCCTGGTCGTCGGAGCCCTCATCGGGCTCGGCGGCACGTCGCAGGCCGCCCCGAAGTCGAACGCCTCGGTCAACTCGGCCAGCGTCAAGGTCCTGCGCAGTTCCGTGATCCACCTGACCAACGTCGCCCGCAAGTCGCACGGCTGCCGCCCGCTGAAGCAGAACAGCAAGCTGCAGAAGGCCGCCCAGCGCCACGCGAACGACATGAGCAAGAAGCGCTACTTCGCCCACAACTCGGCCAACGGCACGGTGTGGTGGAAGCGAATCATGAAGGCTGGCTACAAGGACCCGGGTGGCGAGAACATCGCTCGCGGCTTCTCCTCCACCGCGGCCGTGGTCAAGGCCTGGCTGAACTCGCCGAGCCACCGCAAGAACATCATGAACTGCCAGTTCCGCACGATCGGTATCGGCTTCAACACCAACGGTGACTACTGGGTCCAGGACTTCGGGTACTAG
- the rpmG gene encoding 50S ribosomal protein L33 codes for MASKSQDIRPKITLACTECKERNYITKKNRRNDPDRLEMKKYCPRERRHTLHRETR; via the coding sequence GTGGCGAGCAAGTCGCAGGACATCCGGCCGAAGATCACTTTGGCCTGCACGGAGTGCAAGGAGCGCAACTACATCACCAAGAAGAACCGGCGGAACGACCCCGACCGGCTCGAGATGAAGAAGTACTGCCCGCGCGAGCGCCGGCACACGCTGCACCGCGAGACCCGCTAG